A DNA window from Haloactinospora alba contains the following coding sequences:
- a CDS encoding putative bifunctional diguanylate cyclase/phosphodiesterase produces MKDPNNTRDIGPRVGTPLWCYFSAVTALGGVLLGLSLFWLGADRLQSLAFQPLIWVVLCMVVVGELRPITTPSMPNDNGAPTSLPFAFALLIFYGLPVVGLVQAVATVVAGGVRGHAPHRTAFNLAQYIVSFGAAEAVLWLLVPEAPAVSWTPEGAQLLVVALAAAAYFVVNLMLVECAVAMHERSTLSAMLAKDIGQRLFVNGVLLSLAPLVVIAMVHSVWLVPLFAFPLVALYSSATLSVRREYQANHDELTGLANRKLLTMRTRQALEDAAHDDRRVGLLLLDLDRFKEVNDTLGHPTGDRLLQVAAHRLTHSVRPGDVVARLGGDEFAVLLPRVRDAESAREVAARLRVALAEPIHLDGMEFDLEASVGIALHPDHAPDFELLMRRVDVAMYVAKEQRTGVELYAPHKDRSSTVRMGLFGELRRALADRELEMFYQPVVSTDGHRVVGTEALVRWRHPRFGLLSPEEFVPLVEQSSLMRDFTREVLDLTLSQVSHWRSQGVRTPVAVNLSARELFDPGLPEIVESALRRNSVPASALWLEVSEHVLVSDAEVVSPTVHALADLGIGIALDDFGTGYFTLARLGGLPVSEVKLDSSFVRRIADEPDGRVIVGSAVGLIQRLGMRAVAEGVEDDRVAEAMRELGCDAAQGRLFVPPVEPADATRWLLEHNERVGVPVDGSTHPA; encoded by the coding sequence ATGAAGGACCCCAATAACACCCGGGACATCGGCCCCAGGGTCGGAACGCCGTTATGGTGCTACTTCTCCGCCGTAACGGCGCTCGGCGGCGTACTGCTGGGGCTCTCCCTGTTCTGGCTCGGTGCCGACAGGTTGCAGAGTCTCGCCTTCCAGCCGCTGATCTGGGTCGTGTTGTGCATGGTGGTCGTCGGTGAGCTGCGGCCGATCACCACGCCGAGCATGCCGAACGACAACGGCGCCCCCACCTCGCTGCCGTTCGCCTTCGCGCTGCTCATCTTCTACGGGCTGCCCGTGGTGGGCCTGGTCCAGGCTGTCGCCACCGTGGTGGCGGGGGGTGTGCGTGGCCACGCGCCGCACCGCACCGCCTTCAACCTCGCCCAGTACATCGTGAGTTTCGGCGCCGCCGAAGCCGTACTGTGGCTGCTCGTCCCCGAGGCCCCGGCGGTTTCCTGGACCCCGGAGGGCGCGCAGCTGCTTGTCGTGGCACTGGCCGCCGCGGCGTACTTCGTGGTCAACCTGATGCTGGTGGAGTGCGCGGTGGCGATGCACGAGCGTTCCACGCTGAGCGCCATGCTGGCCAAGGACATCGGACAGCGGCTGTTCGTGAACGGTGTCCTGCTCAGCCTGGCGCCGCTCGTCGTCATCGCGATGGTCCACTCCGTCTGGTTGGTCCCGCTGTTCGCGTTCCCCCTCGTCGCCCTGTACAGCAGCGCCACCCTGTCCGTACGGCGGGAGTACCAGGCCAACCACGACGAACTCACCGGCCTGGCCAACCGCAAGCTGCTCACCATGCGCACCCGGCAGGCACTCGAGGACGCAGCGCACGACGACAGGCGTGTGGGGCTGCTGCTGTTGGACCTGGACCGGTTCAAGGAGGTCAACGACACGCTGGGCCATCCCACGGGGGACCGGCTGCTGCAGGTCGCCGCCCACCGTCTGACACACAGCGTGCGTCCGGGAGACGTGGTGGCCCGCCTCGGCGGTGACGAGTTCGCGGTGCTCCTGCCGCGGGTCCGGGACGCCGAGTCCGCGCGTGAGGTCGCCGCGCGGCTGCGTGTGGCACTGGCGGAACCGATCCACCTCGACGGTATGGAGTTCGACCTGGAGGCGAGTGTGGGTATCGCGCTCCACCCCGACCACGCCCCCGACTTCGAGCTGCTCATGCGGCGTGTGGACGTCGCCATGTACGTCGCCAAGGAGCAGCGCACCGGTGTCGAACTGTACGCGCCGCACAAGGACCGCAGCTCCACGGTCCGGATGGGACTCTTCGGTGAGCTGCGCCGCGCCCTCGCCGACAGGGAACTGGAGATGTTCTACCAGCCCGTGGTGAGTACGGACGGTCACCGTGTGGTGGGAACGGAGGCCCTGGTCCGCTGGCGCCACCCGCGGTTCGGCCTCCTGTCCCCCGAGGAGTTCGTTCCGCTCGTGGAACAGTCCTCCCTCATGCGCGACTTCACCCGCGAGGTGTTGGACCTCACGCTGTCGCAGGTCAGTCACTGGCGTTCCCAGGGGGTTCGGACACCGGTGGCCGTCAACCTGAGCGCGCGGGAACTGTTCGACCCCGGACTGCCGGAGATCGTGGAATCCGCGCTGCGCAGGAACAGCGTCCCCGCCTCCGCGCTCTGGCTGGAGGTCAGCGAACACGTCCTCGTGTCCGACGCCGAGGTCGTGTCCCCGACCGTGCACGCTCTGGCGGACCTCGGGATCGGAATCGCCCTGGACGACTTCGGGACCGGTTACTTCACACTGGCGCGGCTGGGCGGTCTGCCCGTGTCGGAGGTCAAGCTCGACTCCTCCTTCGTGCGCCGCATCGCCGACGAGCCGGACGGCCGGGTCATCGTGGGGTCAGCGGTGGGACTGATCCAGAGACTGGGGATGCGCGCGGTCGCCGAAGGCGTGGAGGACGACCGGGTCGCCGAGGCGATGCGCGAACTGGGGTGCGACGCGGCCCAGGGGCGGCTCTTCGTTCCCCCCGTGGAACCGGCGGATGCCACCAGGTGGCTCCTGGAGCACAACGAACGCGTCGGGGTTCCCGTGGACGGGAGCACCCACCCGGCCTGA
- the gatC gene encoding Asp-tRNA(Asn)/Glu-tRNA(Gln) amidotransferase subunit GatC translates to MTAITRDEVAHLARLSRLALPEHELDQLASQLDVIISSVAKVQEAATDDVPPSSHALPLTNVYRADEARPGLTPDQALSGAPAVEDQRFRVPQILGEEE, encoded by the coding sequence ATGACCGCCATCACCCGCGATGAGGTCGCGCACCTCGCCCGGTTGTCGCGGCTGGCGCTGCCCGAGCACGAGTTGGACCAGCTCGCCTCCCAGCTCGACGTGATCATCTCCTCCGTGGCCAAGGTCCAGGAAGCCGCCACGGACGATGTTCCACCGAGCTCGCACGCACTGCCGCTGACCAACGTGTACCGAGCCGACGAGGCCCGCCCGGGGCTCACTCCCGACCAGGCACTGTCGGGCGCCCCCGCGGTGGAGGACCAACGGTTCCGTGTCCCGCAGATCCTGGGGGAGGAGGAGTAG
- the gatA gene encoding Asp-tRNA(Asn)/Glu-tRNA(Gln) amidotransferase subunit GatA, producing MSAHELGAAIRSGELSSAAVTEAHLDRIAEVDGNVNAFLHVDRDAAMEQARAVDTRLAAGEDLGPLAGVPIAHKDLFTTTDMPTTAASRILEGWQPPYDATVSQRLRDAGLVILGKTNMDEFAMGSSTENSAYGVSRNPWDLSRVPGGSSGGSSAAVSAFEAPLATGTDTGGSIRQPAAVCGLVGAKPTYGGSSRYGVIAFASSLDTPGPFGRTVLDTALLHEAFSGHDPRDSTSIDAPVPPVVDAATRADVAGMRIGVVTELDGEGYQPGVMQRFRESVALLESLGATVVNVSCPSFETALSAYYLIAPSECSSNLARFDAMRYGLRVADDGDHGTEDVMSLTRAEGFGPEVKRRIMLGTYALSSGYYDAYYGSAQQVRTLIKRDFEAAFGDVDVLVSPTTPTTAFPLGERAEDPMAMYLADLCTIPTNLAGNAALSVPCGLAPEDGLPVGLQVMAPALADDRTYRVGAAVEAALGQNNGGALLTRDAVAV from the coding sequence ATGAGCGCGCACGAGCTCGGCGCCGCCATCCGTTCCGGAGAGCTCTCCTCGGCCGCGGTCACCGAGGCCCATCTGGACCGGATCGCCGAGGTGGACGGGAACGTCAACGCGTTCCTGCACGTGGACCGCGACGCGGCGATGGAGCAGGCCCGCGCCGTGGACACGCGGCTGGCGGCCGGCGAGGACCTCGGTCCTCTGGCCGGCGTCCCGATCGCGCACAAGGACCTCTTCACCACCACGGACATGCCGACCACGGCCGCGTCGCGCATCCTCGAGGGATGGCAGCCCCCCTACGACGCGACGGTGAGCCAGCGGTTGCGGGACGCCGGACTGGTCATCCTCGGCAAGACCAACATGGACGAGTTCGCCATGGGTTCCTCCACCGAGAACTCGGCCTACGGCGTCAGCCGTAACCCGTGGGACCTGTCCCGCGTGCCGGGCGGGTCCTCCGGGGGGTCCTCAGCGGCCGTCTCCGCGTTCGAGGCCCCCCTGGCCACCGGCACCGACACGGGCGGGTCGATCCGCCAGCCGGCTGCCGTCTGCGGCCTCGTCGGAGCCAAACCGACCTACGGCGGGTCCTCGCGCTACGGGGTGATCGCTTTCGCGTCCTCCCTGGACACGCCGGGACCGTTCGGACGCACCGTGCTGGACACCGCACTGCTGCACGAGGCGTTCTCCGGGCACGACCCGCGCGACTCCACCTCCATCGACGCGCCGGTGCCGCCGGTGGTGGACGCCGCCACCCGCGCCGACGTGGCGGGCATGCGCATCGGCGTGGTGACCGAGCTCGACGGTGAGGGCTACCAGCCCGGGGTGATGCAGCGTTTCCGGGAGTCGGTGGCGCTGCTCGAGAGCCTGGGGGCCACGGTCGTCAACGTCTCCTGCCCCAGTTTCGAAACCGCCCTCTCCGCCTACTACCTGATCGCTCCCAGCGAGTGCTCCTCCAACCTGGCCCGGTTCGACGCGATGCGTTACGGGCTGCGGGTCGCCGACGACGGCGACCACGGCACGGAGGACGTCATGTCGCTGACCCGGGCGGAGGGCTTCGGCCCCGAGGTCAAGCGCAGGATCATGCTGGGAACGTACGCGCTCTCCAGCGGTTACTACGACGCCTACTACGGTTCGGCCCAGCAGGTGCGCACCCTCATCAAACGGGACTTCGAGGCCGCCTTCGGCGACGTCGACGTGCTCGTGTCGCCCACGACCCCCACCACGGCCTTCCCGCTGGGGGAGCGCGCCGAGGACCCGATGGCGATGTACCTCGCCGACCTGTGCACGATCCCCACCAACCTCGCCGGCAACGCCGCGCTGTCGGTGCCGTGCGGGCTGGCGCCCGAGGACGGCCTGCCGGTGGGGCTGCAGGTGATGGCCCCGGCGCTGGCCGACGACCGTACCTACCGGGTCGGTGCCGCCGTCGAGGCCGCCCTGGGTCAGAACAACGGCGGAGCGCTGCTGACCCGCGACGCCGTGGCGGTGTAG
- a CDS encoding thioester domain-containing protein has product MAAATTAALLAFGFAATPAAADGAEGTYVGNEANGVDVHMGGDTAGTSLFQLDLKDGPMLRTYCIDFETDIRGGADYEEDEWSDYPGKGDFADPAKVHWILQNSYPSAEVGELAEKSGVEGLNQKQAIAGTQAAIWHFSNDLGLDEKNGEKVTALYDYLVDNAEEVKEPEASVSIEPESAEGTAGEVVGEFTLSTSAESVSLDVDAPEGVELVDPDSGDALSEAADGDQFGFSVPQDADKGEATVSTSVSAEVPRGRLFQGVEGEDPTQTLITADTDESTVTAQATASWKESAESPSPTESPTTKPPEETPPPEDTESPSPTPTQTQEKPAPEKPEQDDEGLPVTGTALGGLVAAAVAAVGAGGAAIYLSRKRRSNMAEE; this is encoded by the coding sequence GTGGCGGCCGCCACGACCGCCGCTCTCCTCGCGTTCGGTTTCGCGGCCACCCCCGCTGCCGCCGACGGCGCCGAAGGCACGTACGTCGGTAACGAGGCCAACGGCGTGGACGTGCACATGGGCGGTGACACGGCGGGTACCAGCCTGTTCCAGCTGGACCTGAAGGACGGCCCGATGCTGCGGACCTACTGCATCGACTTCGAGACCGACATCCGCGGCGGGGCCGACTACGAGGAGGACGAGTGGTCGGACTACCCCGGTAAGGGTGACTTCGCCGATCCGGCCAAGGTCCACTGGATCCTGCAGAACTCCTACCCCTCCGCCGAGGTCGGCGAACTGGCGGAGAAGAGCGGTGTCGAGGGGCTGAACCAGAAACAGGCCATCGCCGGCACCCAGGCGGCGATCTGGCACTTCAGCAACGACCTCGGCCTCGACGAGAAGAACGGCGAGAAGGTCACGGCCCTCTACGACTACCTGGTGGACAACGCCGAGGAGGTGAAGGAGCCGGAGGCCTCGGTGAGCATCGAGCCGGAGTCCGCGGAGGGCACCGCCGGCGAGGTGGTCGGCGAGTTCACCCTCAGCACCAGTGCCGAGTCGGTCTCGCTGGACGTGGACGCTCCGGAGGGGGTCGAGCTGGTCGACCCGGACAGCGGCGATGCCCTCTCCGAGGCCGCGGACGGCGACCAGTTCGGCTTCTCGGTCCCGCAGGACGCCGACAAGGGCGAAGCCACCGTCTCCACCTCCGTCTCCGCCGAGGTCCCCCGCGGTCGGCTGTTCCAGGGCGTCGAGGGGGAGGACCCCACCCAGACGCTGATCACCGCCGACACCGACGAGAGCACGGTGACCGCCCAGGCCACGGCCAGCTGGAAGGAGTCCGCGGAGAGCCCCTCCCCGACGGAGTCGCCCACCACCAAACCGCCGGAGGAGACACCGCCTCCCGAGGACACCGAGAGTCCCAGCCCCACGCCGACCCAGACCCAGGAGAAGCCCGCCCCGGAGAAACCGGAGCAGGATGACGAGGGGCTTCCCGTCACCGGTACGGCGCTCGGCGGCCTCGTGGCGGCCGCGGTGGCCGCGGTCGGCGCCGGCGGTGCCGCGATCTACCTCAGCCGTAAGCGCCGCAGCAACATGGCAGAGGAGTAA
- the gatB gene encoding Asp-tRNA(Asn)/Glu-tRNA(Gln) amidotransferase subunit GatB has product MVGAVANGPTSSGEPAHVAYDDAVGRYEPVLGLETHIELGTESKMFCSCATQFGATPNTQVCPVCLALPGALPVVNETAVESAIRLGLALNCSVAPWSRFARKNYFYPDMPKNYQISQYDEPICTDGYLDVTVDSPEEGPQVFRIGIERVHMEEDTGKTAHVGGATGRIHGADYSIVDYNRAGIPLLEIVTKPIEGAGDMAPLIARAYVRELRDLARSLGISDVRMEEGSLRCDVNVSLTPRGAEAWGNRTETKNVNSLRSVDRAVRFEIERQAGVLDAGSRVVQETRHFQENSGSTVAGRSKEEAQDYRYFPDPDLVPIAPDSEWIEKLRASLPELPAAKRARVKAEWGLSDEELRDLDNAEAIDLVSATVDAGASPDDARKWWLNELSRHATENEVALDALEITPAQVARVVALIAEGTLTNKLARQVVAGVLNGEGDPDTVVETRGLQVVSDDSALGAAVDQAIADNPDAAEKIRGGKVAAAGALVGAVMKATQGQADAGRARELILEKLGVS; this is encoded by the coding sequence ATGGTTGGCGCGGTAGCGAACGGCCCCACCTCGAGCGGCGAGCCGGCCCACGTGGCCTATGACGACGCCGTGGGCAGGTACGAACCGGTGCTCGGTCTGGAGACCCACATCGAGCTGGGTACCGAGTCGAAGATGTTCTGCTCCTGTGCCACCCAGTTCGGCGCGACCCCCAATACCCAGGTGTGCCCGGTGTGTCTGGCCCTTCCGGGGGCGCTTCCCGTGGTCAACGAGACAGCGGTGGAGAGCGCGATCCGGCTCGGTCTGGCGCTGAACTGCTCGGTCGCCCCCTGGAGCAGGTTCGCCCGGAAGAACTACTTCTATCCGGACATGCCGAAGAACTACCAGATCTCCCAGTACGACGAGCCGATCTGCACCGACGGCTACCTCGACGTCACGGTGGACTCCCCCGAGGAGGGGCCCCAGGTCTTCCGTATCGGGATCGAACGGGTGCACATGGAGGAGGACACCGGCAAGACCGCGCATGTCGGCGGTGCGACAGGGCGGATCCACGGTGCGGACTACTCCATCGTCGACTACAACCGCGCGGGTATTCCGCTGCTGGAGATCGTGACCAAACCGATCGAGGGCGCGGGGGACATGGCTCCCCTGATCGCCCGGGCGTACGTGCGGGAGCTGCGCGACCTCGCCCGGTCACTGGGGATCTCCGACGTGCGTATGGAGGAAGGCTCGCTGCGCTGCGACGTCAACGTCTCGCTGACGCCGCGCGGCGCGGAAGCGTGGGGGAACCGCACCGAGACCAAGAACGTCAACTCGCTGCGCTCGGTCGACCGCGCCGTCCGGTTCGAGATCGAGCGCCAGGCGGGTGTGCTCGACGCCGGCTCCCGAGTGGTGCAGGAGACCCGCCACTTCCAGGAGAACAGCGGGAGCACCGTCGCGGGCCGCAGCAAGGAGGAGGCCCAGGACTACCGGTACTTCCCCGACCCCGACCTGGTTCCGATCGCGCCGGACTCCGAGTGGATCGAGAAGCTGCGCGCCAGCCTGCCGGAGCTCCCGGCCGCGAAACGGGCCCGGGTCAAGGCCGAATGGGGCCTCTCCGACGAGGAACTGCGCGACCTCGACAACGCTGAGGCGATCGACCTGGTGTCCGCGACGGTGGACGCCGGTGCCTCGCCGGACGACGCCCGCAAGTGGTGGCTCAACGAGCTCTCGCGGCACGCCACCGAGAACGAGGTCGCGCTTGACGCGCTGGAGATCACCCCGGCGCAGGTGGCGCGGGTCGTCGCCCTCATCGCCGAGGGAACCCTGACCAACAAGCTGGCGCGACAGGTCGTCGCGGGTGTCCTGAACGGCGAGGGGGACCCGGACACGGTCGTGGAGACGCGCGGCCTGCAGGTGGTCAGCGACGATTCCGCTCTGGGCGCTGCCGTGGACCAGGCCATCGCCGACAACCCGGACGCCGCGGAGAAGATCCGCGGCGGGAAGGTCGCCGCGGCCGGTGCGCTCGTCGGTGCCGTGATGAAGGCGACCCAGGGGCAGGCGGACGCCGGGCGCGCCCGGGAGCTGATCCTGGAGAAACTCGGGGTTTCCTGA
- a CDS encoding putative bifunctional diguanylate cyclase/phosphodiesterase — MRLDSRVWLGGILVLTVAYASGTLVAVGGMSLTTWLGNWPTAVVSGVAGASLLYAARRRAVRVGEAGPDQEETPGVDPVSALRFLGFAALAWCAGAFVYAVTGLLSVNTALSLSFGDLFALFALPLFVIGFIRFAPLPQGARPVLRHVTDSYVCAAALFSVVWLLLFAPLYQELGEGTGFLALALVYPVADIAVLCLLAPLVFMSPHNTRRAVLLAIGAFVIICGADLIGAVSRLTGVALAGGIEYPVRFLGFALLGSLPWLIRDTAAAAPRRITGRGLYRFAPEIAAAAALSVAAVVLTVAGLRLDDVAPALPLAAGSSVLVLLVRVSGLLEENSTLTRMVLTRERHFHELARNSGDVNLILGYDATVHYVSPGAAEAFGYQQDDILGHPITTVIHPEDMPRVTAAVSTFRRGGSSSVYLRVRVRAGDGTWRHTESTASPYEQPGLPERLLVTTRDISAQVALEDQINHLTFHDGITGLPNRAYLEERTREVLSGRERGQGPPGEIAAIFLDLDGFTAVNDSSGHTFGDYLLAQAARRLRVTVGVGATLARWGGDEFAVLIEEGRQAQQVVDLAERLGRIISAEPFHIADREVLLTASSGVAFAERMTDSGELLRNADMAMVRAKERGGGGRLEIYAAEMHATVVGRLELQTELRQALADGAFLLEYQPVVDLENSQVTAVEALVRWRRGEELEPPETFIGPAEESGLIVPLGEWILREACAKVAFWRASDWDIDLSVNLSVKQILSTGFVETVSGVLAETGLPAEVLTLEVDEEVLLENPGESVERLAELRRLGIRLAIDDFGMGYASLAHLRELRVDAIKIDPSFIRDLGTDGTVTLLTHTIIRLGQDLGMRIIAEGIERPEQLEQLRSMGCGHGQGFLVARPMVAEGVEALLGGSSIPL; from the coding sequence ATGAGGCTGGACTCGCGGGTGTGGCTCGGCGGCATCCTCGTTCTCACCGTGGCCTACGCGTCGGGAACTCTGGTGGCGGTCGGCGGAATGTCGCTGACGACCTGGCTCGGTAACTGGCCGACCGCTGTCGTTTCCGGCGTGGCGGGGGCGTCGTTGCTGTACGCCGCCCGCCGACGCGCGGTGCGCGTCGGGGAGGCCGGCCCCGACCAGGAGGAGACCCCCGGTGTGGATCCGGTGTCCGCGCTGCGTTTCCTCGGGTTCGCCGCGCTGGCGTGGTGCGCCGGTGCGTTCGTCTACGCCGTCACCGGTCTGCTCAGTGTCAACACCGCGCTGTCCCTGAGCTTCGGTGACCTGTTCGCGCTGTTCGCGCTGCCGCTGTTCGTGATCGGTTTCATCCGTTTCGCTCCCCTACCGCAGGGGGCGCGTCCGGTTCTGCGGCACGTCACGGACAGCTACGTGTGCGCAGCCGCGCTCTTCTCCGTGGTGTGGCTGCTGCTGTTCGCCCCTCTCTACCAGGAGCTCGGAGAGGGGACCGGATTCCTGGCACTGGCCCTGGTGTACCCGGTCGCCGACATCGCCGTCCTGTGCCTGCTCGCGCCGCTGGTGTTCATGTCACCGCACAACACGCGGCGCGCGGTCCTGCTGGCGATCGGAGCGTTCGTCATCATCTGCGGGGCCGATCTCATCGGAGCCGTGAGCCGTCTGACCGGTGTCGCGCTCGCCGGGGGGATCGAGTACCCGGTACGGTTCCTCGGTTTCGCGTTGCTGGGCAGCCTGCCGTGGTTGATCCGCGACACCGCGGCCGCGGCGCCGCGGCGTATCACCGGGCGCGGGCTGTACCGGTTCGCCCCGGAGATCGCCGCGGCGGCGGCCCTGTCCGTCGCGGCGGTGGTGCTGACCGTGGCGGGCCTCCGGCTGGACGACGTGGCTCCGGCCCTGCCGCTGGCGGCCGGTTCGTCGGTGCTCGTCCTGCTCGTGCGGGTCAGCGGCCTCCTGGAGGAGAACTCCACGCTGACGCGGATGGTGCTCACCCGGGAGCGGCACTTCCACGAGCTCGCGCGCAACAGCGGTGACGTCAACCTCATCCTCGGTTACGACGCCACGGTGCACTATGTCAGCCCGGGTGCGGCCGAGGCGTTCGGGTACCAGCAGGACGACATTCTCGGCCACCCCATCACGACGGTCATCCACCCCGAGGACATGCCGCGGGTGACCGCTGCGGTGTCGACCTTCCGCCGGGGCGGCTCCTCGAGCGTCTACCTGCGGGTCCGGGTGCGCGCGGGCGACGGCACCTGGCGCCACACGGAGTCCACGGCGTCCCCGTACGAACAGCCGGGACTCCCGGAGCGGCTGCTGGTGACGACCCGCGACATCAGCGCCCAGGTGGCGCTGGAGGACCAGATCAACCACCTGACGTTCCACGACGGGATCACGGGGCTGCCCAACCGGGCCTACCTGGAGGAGCGCACCCGCGAGGTGCTCTCCGGGCGGGAGCGCGGACAGGGGCCTCCCGGCGAGATCGCCGCCATCTTCCTGGACCTCGACGGGTTCACCGCCGTCAACGACTCCTCGGGGCACACCTTCGGCGACTACCTGCTCGCCCAGGCGGCGCGGCGGTTGCGGGTGACCGTCGGGGTCGGCGCCACGCTCGCGCGGTGGGGCGGTGACGAGTTCGCCGTCCTGATCGAGGAGGGCCGCCAGGCCCAGCAGGTGGTGGACCTCGCGGAACGGTTGGGCCGGATCATCAGCGCCGAACCGTTCCACATCGCCGACCGGGAGGTGCTGCTGACCGCCAGCTCCGGGGTGGCGTTCGCCGAGCGGATGACGGACAGCGGTGAACTGCTGCGCAACGCCGACATGGCGATGGTGCGTGCCAAGGAGCGCGGTGGTGGCGGCCGGCTGGAGATCTACGCGGCCGAGATGCACGCCACGGTGGTCGGGCGGTTGGAGCTGCAGACCGAGCTGCGTCAGGCACTGGCGGACGGCGCGTTCCTACTGGAGTACCAGCCCGTGGTGGATCTGGAGAATTCCCAGGTGACAGCGGTCGAGGCGCTGGTGCGTTGGCGGCGCGGCGAGGAGCTGGAACCGCCGGAGACCTTCATCGGTCCGGCGGAGGAGTCGGGTCTGATCGTGCCGCTGGGGGAGTGGATCCTGCGGGAGGCCTGCGCCAAGGTCGCCTTCTGGCGGGCCTCGGACTGGGACATCGACCTGTCCGTGAACCTGTCCGTCAAGCAGATCCTCTCCACGGGGTTCGTCGAGACGGTGTCGGGGGTGCTCGCCGAAACCGGGCTACCCGCGGAGGTGCTCACCCTGGAAGTCGACGAGGAGGTACTCCTGGAGAACCCGGGCGAGTCCGTGGAGCGGCTGGCCGAACTGCGGCGGCTCGGGATCCGGTTGGCCATCGACGACTTCGGTATGGGCTACGCGTCGTTGGCGCACCTGCGGGAGCTGCGGGTGGACGCGATCAAGATCGACCCCTCGTTCATCCGGGACCTGGGAACGGACGGAACCGTCACCCTGCTCACGCACACGATCATCCGGCTCGGCCAGGATCTCGGCATGCGCATCATCGCCGAGGGCATCGAACGCCCGGAGCAGCTCGAACAACTGCGTTCGATGGGGTGCGGCCACGGGCAGGGCTTCCTCGTGGCGCGCCCGATGGTGGCCGAGGGGGTGGAGGCGCTCCTCGGCGGCTCCAGCATCCCGTTGTAG